ATTATTTTAAAGTTAATAATGAGGTATATTTTGTAGATTTACCTGGATATGGATTTGCAAAGGTACCTAAGGAAATGAAACAGGAATGGGGACAAACTATGGAAAGATATCTTGCTAGTCCAAGACATAAATTAGTCTTTGTATTACTTGATATTAGAAGAGTTCCTAGTGGAGAAGATATTGATATGTTACATTGGTTAGATCACTTTGATATTCCATTTAAAATTATTTTTACTAAAATGGATAAAGTTTCTAACAATGAGAAATTTAAATGTTTAAAAGCAATTAAAACAAAAATAGACTTCACCAATGATGATGTTTTATTTCATTCATCTCTAAGTAACTCTGGAAAAGATGAAGTTTTAGAGTTTATAGGAGAATATTTAGAAGAAGTTCAAGAAGGATAGTATTAGGAGGTATTTTATAGTGAAGGAACTAAATAAAACCTACTCTCCCCATGATATAGAGAGTAAATGGTATAAATACTGGGAGGATTCAAAGTTTTTCGCAGCTAAAATGGAGGAGGGAAAACCAAGTTATTCAATAGTTATTCCACCACCAAATGTAACTGGAATTCTTCACATGGGACATATATTAAATAATAGTATACAAGATACATTAATTAGATATAAAAGAATGTGTGGATTTAATACTTTATGGATGCCAGGAACAGACCATGCTGGAATTGCTACTCAAAACAAGGTTGAAAGAAAATTAGCTGACGAAGGGTTAACTAAGGAAGATATCGGTAGAGATGAGTTTATAAAGCAAGTTTGGGAATGGAAAGAGCAGTATGGAGGAGTAATAACTACTCAACAAAGAAGAATAGGAGCTTCACTTGATTGGGATAGAGAAAGATTTACAATGGATGAGGGATTATCTGAATCTGTAAAGGATATCTTTATTAAGTTATATAACGATGGATTAATTTACCAAGGAGAATACATGGTAAACTGGTGTCCAAGATGTGGAACTGCTCTTGCAGATGATGAAGTAGACCACGAAGATAAAGCTGGAAACTTCTGGCATTTAAGATATCCAGTTAAAGACTCTGAAGAGTTTTTAATTATTGCTACAACAAGACCAGAAACTATGTTAGCAGATGCTGCTATAGCTGTTAATCCAAATGATGACAGATATAAACATCTAGTTGGAAAAACTGTAGTATTACCATTAGTTGGAAGAGAAATTCCAGTTATTGCTGATGAATATGTTG
This genomic stretch from Cetobacterium ceti harbors:
- the yihA gene encoding ribosome biogenesis GTP-binding protein YihA/YsxC; protein product: MIIKQADFVKSAVYERDYPEEINKVEFAFVGRSNVGKSSLINSLTGRRKLAKTSKTPGRTQLINYFKVNNEVYFVDLPGYGFAKVPKEMKQEWGQTMERYLASPRHKLVFVLLDIRRVPSGEDIDMLHWLDHFDIPFKIIFTKMDKVSNNEKFKCLKAIKTKIDFTNDDVLFHSSLSNSGKDEVLEFIGEYLEEVQEG